In Prescottella soli, a genomic segment contains:
- a CDS encoding SseB family protein produces the protein MGGGCADLDAEIDAFYEGFGQAGALHAAFCRASLLVPLTADGRVWSSEIRDLGWLPAFTSEHEFARHALARGEQTEARYHTLFGWRIIEQVLPRFDRPTGVVVNAGGTRPMAFPPDLEAERS, from the coding sequence GTGGGTGGGGGCTGCGCGGATCTCGATGCGGAGATCGACGCGTTCTACGAAGGATTCGGGCAGGCGGGCGCGCTGCACGCGGCGTTCTGTCGGGCGTCGTTGCTGGTTCCATTGACGGCCGATGGCCGCGTCTGGAGCAGCGAGATCCGCGATCTCGGATGGCTTCCCGCGTTCACCAGCGAACACGAGTTCGCCCGGCACGCGCTCGCGCGGGGAGAGCAGACCGAGGCGCGCTACCACACGCTGTTCGGCTGGCGGATCATCGAGCAGGTCCTGCCGCGCTTCGACCGGCCGACCGGGGTGGTCGTCAACGCCGGCGGCACTCGCCCGATGGCCTTTCCGCCCGATCTGGAGGCGGAGCGATCATGA
- a CDS encoding sugar porter family MFS transporter yields the protein MSDTDSGDRPATARPSAVLAVTFSAAAALGGFLFGYDTAVINGAVNAIRDRYDIGAGATGLSVSLTLLGAALGAWVAGTIADRLGRIRVMQIAAVLFVVGALGSAFPFGIVDLTLWRVLGGVAVGLASVIAPAYIAEIAPASIRGRLGSMYQLAIVLGIAVSQLVNYGISAAAGGGRGELLGIEAWQWMLAIESIPAVVYLAMTFTIPESPRHLVRCGHEDDASAIIGELEGGDPQAVSHRIEEIRTSLGAERARVGVRALFAKSTGVAGLVWLGITLAALQQFVGINVIFYYSSTLWQAVGFGEDRSLLISVVSALVNIVGTFVAIAVIDRIGRRPLLLIGSVGMAVSLATAAVCFHSATITRNAEGESVATLTGAGGTVALIAANAFVFFFALSWGPVVWVLISEMFPNRVRAAAVGIATASNWVANFLVSATFPSLADWNLSLTYGGYAVMALLSIVVVTRFVTETRGRTLEQAG from the coding sequence ATGAGCGACACCGACTCCGGCGACCGGCCTGCCACAGCGCGGCCTTCGGCCGTTCTGGCCGTGACGTTCTCGGCCGCAGCAGCATTGGGCGGCTTCCTGTTCGGCTACGACACCGCGGTCATCAACGGGGCCGTGAACGCGATCCGCGACCGCTACGACATCGGCGCCGGAGCGACCGGACTGTCGGTGTCGCTGACGCTGCTCGGCGCCGCGCTCGGCGCGTGGGTCGCGGGCACCATCGCCGACCGGCTCGGACGCATCCGAGTCATGCAGATCGCGGCGGTACTCTTCGTCGTCGGCGCCCTCGGCTCGGCGTTCCCGTTCGGTATCGTCGACCTCACCTTGTGGCGCGTATTGGGCGGCGTCGCAGTCGGTCTCGCGTCCGTGATCGCGCCCGCGTACATCGCGGAGATCGCGCCCGCCTCCATCCGCGGCCGCCTCGGGTCGATGTACCAACTGGCGATCGTCCTGGGCATCGCCGTCTCCCAGCTGGTGAACTACGGGATCTCCGCGGCCGCCGGCGGTGGGCGCGGCGAACTGCTCGGGATCGAGGCCTGGCAGTGGATGCTCGCGATCGAGTCGATTCCCGCCGTCGTCTACCTGGCCATGACGTTCACGATCCCGGAGTCACCCCGGCACCTCGTGCGGTGCGGCCACGAGGACGACGCCAGCGCGATCATCGGCGAACTCGAGGGCGGCGACCCGCAGGCCGTATCGCACCGGATCGAGGAGATCCGCACCTCGCTCGGCGCCGAACGCGCCCGGGTGGGCGTGCGGGCACTGTTCGCCAAGTCCACCGGTGTCGCCGGGCTCGTGTGGCTCGGCATCACGCTGGCTGCCCTCCAGCAGTTCGTCGGCATCAACGTGATCTTCTACTACTCGAGCACGCTGTGGCAGGCCGTCGGCTTCGGCGAGGACCGCTCGCTGCTCATCAGCGTCGTCAGCGCCCTGGTCAACATCGTCGGCACGTTCGTCGCGATCGCCGTGATCGACCGGATCGGGCGCCGGCCGCTGTTGCTGATCGGCTCTGTCGGCATGGCGGTGTCGCTCGCCACCGCCGCCGTCTGTTTCCATTCGGCAACGATCACCCGCAACGCGGAGGGCGAGTCGGTCGCGACCCTGACCGGTGCGGGCGGCACCGTCGCGCTGATCGCCGCGAACGCCTTCGTGTTCTTCTTCGCGCTGTCGTGGGGACCGGTCGTCTGGGTACTCATCAGCGAGATGTTCCCCAACCGGGTCCGAGCCGCCGCCGTCGGCATCGCGACCGCGTCCAACTGGGTCGCGAACTTCCTCGTCTCGGCCACCTTCCCGTCGCTGGCCGACTGGAACCTCTCGCTCACCTACGGCGGATACGCCGTGATGGCGCTGCTGTCGATCGTCGTGGTGACCCGGTTCGTCACCGAAACCCGCGGCCGCACGCTCGAACAGGCCGGCTGA
- a CDS encoding pentapeptide repeat-containing protein, protein MALPFAASSDFAVDKAGGTPCRNLLADFRCGIHSQLRERGFPGCTVYDCFGAGQKVSQETFAGRDWRAAPDIARPMFDVFPVMRQLHELLWYIDESLLIDTASRLHDDLTRLRGETASLTASDATLLAGLDVSGHRERVNVVLLEVSELARAAVPGRRRNHRGADLMGAKLAGKDLRGANLRGAWLIGADLRRADLRSADLIGADLRGADLRGADLSDALFLTQFQVNAARGDGRTRLPSVLSRPAHWA, encoded by the coding sequence GTGGCGCTGCCGTTCGCGGCGTCGAGCGACTTCGCAGTCGACAAGGCCGGCGGGACGCCGTGCCGAAATCTGCTCGCCGACTTCCGCTGCGGGATCCACTCCCAATTACGGGAGCGGGGCTTTCCCGGCTGCACGGTGTACGACTGTTTCGGCGCCGGCCAGAAGGTCTCGCAGGAGACGTTCGCGGGCCGCGACTGGCGTGCTGCCCCCGACATCGCCCGCCCGATGTTCGACGTCTTCCCGGTGATGCGCCAGCTACACGAATTGTTGTGGTACATCGACGAGTCGTTGCTTATCGATACCGCGTCGCGCCTGCACGACGATCTCACCCGGTTGCGAGGGGAGACCGCCTCGCTCACGGCCTCCGACGCGACTCTGCTCGCCGGCCTCGACGTCTCCGGGCATCGGGAGCGGGTGAACGTGGTGCTGCTCGAGGTCAGCGAGCTGGCACGTGCGGCGGTGCCGGGGCGTCGCCGCAATCATCGCGGCGCGGACCTGATGGGCGCGAAGCTTGCCGGCAAGGACTTGCGGGGGGCGAACCTGCGCGGGGCATGGTTGATCGGCGCGGATCTGCGGAGGGCGGACCTGCGCAGCGCGGACCTCATCGGCGCCGATCTCCGCGGCGCCGACCTGCGCGGCGCGGACCTGTCGGACGCGTTGTTCCTCACGCAGTTCCAGGTGAACGCGGCGCGCGGCGACGGACGGACCCGGCTGCCGTCGGTGTTGTCGCGTCCGGCGCACTGGGCGTAG
- a CDS encoding oleate hydratase — translation MSVDPKQAHVWIIGGGIAGMAATAFAIRDAGVPGEHIHILEELDVEGGSLDGTRSPAVTDGWVTRGGRMLEEEVYRCTWDLFESIPSLENPDVSVRQEILDFNAKVRTNDKARLIDSRHTIIDASQLGLDHRDRLEMMRLLGLPEHALGARRIDEMFGRHFFTTNFWQMWRTTFAFQKWHSAAELRRYFLRFVQEFPRIHTLSGVRRTAYNQYDSMVVPLQRWMWAQNVDVRFATRVVDVDFAQAGQPRRARRLHVVGPDGPATIELGEGDYAFITLGSITSDSTYGGNDDVPALIRDRADHGWSLWEEIAKKAPDFGRPNTFYGNIDENKWESFTLTMRGDTLLRRITEYTGNEPGTGALTTWFESGWHLSTVIPYQPHFPAQPKDIYTLWGYGFDIDNEGDYVRKKMSQATGKEILTELIHQYGFEDLLDEVLATTDVTTVMMPYASALFSRRIPADRPEVVPDGAENFAFLGQFTNLPEDVVFTVEYSVHGAMHAVYTLFDVDKPIPPIYHGLLDPKVGVKALEAAFR, via the coding sequence ATGAGCGTCGACCCGAAGCAGGCCCACGTCTGGATCATCGGCGGCGGTATCGCCGGAATGGCCGCTACCGCCTTCGCGATCCGCGATGCCGGGGTGCCAGGAGAACACATCCACATCCTCGAGGAACTCGACGTCGAAGGCGGCTCGCTCGACGGCACCCGCTCCCCCGCCGTCACCGACGGCTGGGTCACCCGCGGTGGGCGCATGCTCGAGGAAGAGGTCTACCGGTGCACGTGGGACCTGTTCGAGTCGATTCCCTCGCTCGAGAACCCGGACGTCAGCGTCCGCCAGGAGATTCTGGACTTCAACGCCAAGGTCAGAACGAACGACAAGGCGCGGCTGATCGATTCACGGCACACCATCATCGACGCCTCGCAGCTGGGCCTCGACCACCGCGACCGGCTCGAGATGATGCGTTTGCTGGGCCTGCCGGAGCACGCGCTCGGGGCGCGGAGGATCGACGAGATGTTCGGCAGGCACTTCTTCACCACCAACTTCTGGCAGATGTGGCGCACCACGTTCGCCTTCCAGAAGTGGCATTCGGCGGCCGAATTGCGGCGGTACTTCCTGCGATTCGTCCAGGAGTTCCCGCGCATCCACACCCTGTCCGGCGTCCGGCGCACCGCCTACAACCAGTACGACTCGATGGTCGTCCCGCTGCAGCGATGGATGTGGGCCCAGAACGTCGACGTCCGGTTCGCGACCCGCGTCGTCGACGTCGACTTCGCGCAGGCCGGGCAGCCGCGTCGGGCGCGGCGACTGCACGTCGTCGGCCCGGACGGACCCGCCACGATCGAACTGGGCGAGGGCGACTACGCGTTCATCACGCTCGGCTCGATCACCTCGGACTCGACCTACGGCGGAAACGACGACGTGCCCGCGCTGATCCGCGACCGCGCCGACCACGGCTGGTCGCTGTGGGAGGAGATCGCCAAGAAGGCCCCGGACTTCGGCCGCCCCAACACGTTCTACGGCAACATCGACGAGAACAAGTGGGAATCGTTCACTCTCACGATGCGCGGCGACACGTTGCTGCGGCGCATCACCGAGTACACCGGCAACGAACCCGGAACCGGCGCGCTGACCACCTGGTTCGAGTCCGGCTGGCACCTGTCCACGGTTATCCCCTACCAACCCCATTTCCCCGCCCAGCCCAAGGACATCTACACACTGTGGGGGTACGGCTTCGACATCGACAACGAGGGCGACTACGTCAGGAAGAAGATGTCGCAGGCCACCGGCAAGGAGATCCTCACCGAGTTGATCCACCAGTACGGGTTCGAGGACCTGCTCGACGAAGTCCTGGCCACCACCGACGTGACGACGGTGATGATGCCGTACGCGTCGGCCCTGTTCAGCCGCCGTATCCCCGCCGACCGCCCCGAGGTCGTGCCCGACGGCGCAGAGAACTTCGCTTTCCTCGGGCAGTTCACGAACCTGCCCGAGGACGTCGTGTTCACCGTCGAGTACTCGGTGCACGGCGCGATGCACGCCGTCTACACGCTGTTCGACGTCGACAAGCCGATCCCGCCGATCTACCACGGGCTGCTCGACCCCAAGGTCGGGGTCAAGGCGCTCGAGGCGGCGTTCCGCTAG